The Pedosphaera parvula Ellin514 genome segment AGAATGAATGACTGTTCCGACAGCTGGCGCAGTGACTGCATCTGACGCGAAGCCTCCCCACTGGTTTTCGTTGTCGCGATCATGAGGGTAGTAGTCGCCATCGTGCGCCTCCACATCAACGTGTTGTTCGGCGTTGACCGTTCGGTTTCCCATCATGTTCCAGCCGATGGGAGGGTTGGCATGGACATTCCGGTTTACGTTGGCGTTGAAATTGACTTCGGCATTGAGGCGGCTGGAGCGGATGCCGCCGCGTTCCTGCGCATCACTCCATGTGGAGGGAGCAAAAGCAACCGCAAGAGAAACACTGAACAGCAAATAGAGGTCTTTTTGAGTCGACGCATGGTGATGTTTCATCGGATTTATTCAGTTCAGGGGTTTGATGGTGGCCGGTTGTTTGGAGCGGAGGCAGGAAGCATTTCAATTTTGGCCGCGCCTTTTGGGGGCGTGAACACAAAGATTGAGTCAGGCATATCCTCATTCAATTTCCAGTTATTGAAAAGCGTGAGGACTTGAGGCTGGAGCGGTTCTTGTTTGTAGGTAATGACAAGCTTTCGCGGGAGTTCCTGGGCATCGGTTGCAATCCACAATTGCCAGTCGAGTTGGTCGTTGTTGAAGGCAATGTGCTGGCAGGGAGTGCCGAGAATTGCGGCCTGGCCGAAATTGGCGCCGCCTTTGGTTCCGCCCATGGCGCTGGTGAAGGGATCGTTCACAAGGAAATCCCCAAGCGGTATGTTGATGTCATATTGTTTCTTCGCGGCATCGATGGCTTTATCAATTGTCCCCGGCAGAGTAACGGTGCTGTAGAGGTTTTTTGTGCGATCGAACAATGTGAGCGTGTGTCCATCATACCAGTAACCGCGACTGCGTGTTGGCGAGTGAACTTCAATCTGAAATTTATCCGGTCGACGAAGGCGGACATCCACGGTGCTGGTCGCTGAGACCTTGTGGGTTTCCACCACGGAGTCTTCCCAAACCTCGGCGTGAAAGGAGACAGTTTTTGCGGTGGCCAATCGATCACTGCTCTGGCGAAGGATGCGACCTGCTTCTGGATGGATGGTTGGGGCCGGATTGTCGACGGCGATGACTGAGCCAATGATTGCAAGGCTGCAAAGAGCGGCAAAGAATGTCCTTTTGACTTTCATGGTTCCGGGGATTTCAGAGGTTGATGACGGCGATAAGTTGTAAAAATTAGATTGAGGCGCTGCATCGGGAAAGGGAGAACTGTCCTGGTTTTCATGGTGCGAAACGATTGATAAAACCCTTGCTTGCATGCCCCATCGGCATACCCACTATTTCATATAAATTAATTTCGATTTGGTTTGGTGCCAGAATTGATTCGTGGGGTGAAGTGCCCGCATTGTGTAACTGGCAAAAGAAAGAAATTTGGAGTCTTAGAGCCAAGGAACGGGTTAGAAATGATCCGAGCATTACTCCGAGAGTATTATACTTGAATATTGCGATTTGCGGCATTAGCAAAACCTGGAGTTTTATCACTCAGGCAGGTAATCAACAAATCCAAGCTGAAAATCTGATCGACCCAGACCGGTGAGTTATGAACTCCAACTCAATAAGCAGGGTTGCCCACAAGGCTTGCAGAAGATCTTCACGCATAGGGTTGGTCCATGGGCTTTGTCGGTGGTACTCCGTCATCTAAAGAACGAACCAAGCCTGAAAGTATAAAGGTTCGAGTTAGTTCGACTTAATTCCGGTTAAAATAACACATTAACGTAATGTTTTTAATGAACGCGAGGTAATGAATTTTGTGGACATGCATTTTCGTCCTTTATTCGCCATCATAGACCCATACAATTCAACATATGCTGAAAGCCACACCAATTTCGGCCCTGCAACGGGCCATTTTTGTTTTGCTAACCTGTTCCACGGGAGCAGTTGCCGCTGATTTAGGTTCCAAATCGGGTGAATCTGTGATCTCGCCGGACATGGCCATTAAGCAATTCAAGGTTCCGCCTGGTTTCAAAATCGATTGCTGGGCTTCCGAGCCACAACTGAAGAACCCGGTCTCATTTTGCTTCGACGAAAAGGGACGGGTTTACGTGGCGGAGACCTTTCGTTATCGCACAAGTGTTTACGACATTCGCGAACACATGAGCGGGAAGACGAACATGTTCGATGATGACCTAGCGTGCAAAACGGTGGAAGACCGGGCGGCGATGATCAAGAAGTTTCTCGGAGACAGGTATACGGATTTGGCGCAGGAATCGGAAGTGGTCCAACTCCTGGAGGACCGCAGCGGTGGCGGCAAGGCGGATCATGCGCAAGTGTTTGCGGATGGGTTCAACACGATTTTGGACGGGATTGGCTCGGGTGTGCTGGCGCGGAAGGGGAATGTGTATTACTCGGACATTCCCAATTTGTGGTTACTGAAAGATACGCGGAATTCTGGAAAAGCCGATGTGCGGCAATCCTTGAGCTATGGCTACGGGGTTCATTTCAACCTGACCGGCCATGATTTGCACGGATTGCGTTTTGGGCCGGATGGAAAGCTTTACTTCAGCATCGGCGACCGCGGGATTCATGTGACAACGAAGGAAGGCAAACTGCTGGACTATCCCAACATGGGCACTGTGCTGCGGTGCAATGCGGATGGTTCGAACCTGGAGGTATTTGCTTACGGCGTGCGTAATCCGCAGGAACTGGCCTTTGACGATCATGGCAACTTGTGGACAGGTGATAATAATTGCGACCACGGCGATGCGGCGCGTTTGGTTTATGTTGTCGAGGGTGGAGATAGCGGTTGGCGCACAGGCAATCAATTCAGTGAAACCACGCCAGCAGGAGTTTGGAATGCTGAGAAGCTTTGGCATCTGCAGTTTCCTGGTCAGGCGGCTTACATTCTTCCGCCGGTGGGACACATTGCGAACGGGCCATCGGGATTAACGCATTATCCGGGAACCGGATTTTCGGACAGCTTCAAGGACCATTTCTTTCTATGTGATTTTAAAGGCGCGAGCGCACGCAGTGGCGTTCATGAATTTGGCATACAGGAAAACGGCGCCACGTTTACCATGGTGGGACGCACCAATTTCCTTTGGGACATTCTCGCCACCGATGTGGATTTCAGTCCGGACGGTCGCATGTATGTGACTGATTGGGTGCAGGGCTGGCCGCAATCGCAGATGGGTCGTATCTATCGCCTTTATGATCCGAACGCTGTAAACAGCCCGTTGGTATTGCAAACCAAGAAGCTCATCGCCGAGGGAATGGAGAAGCGTTCCAACAAGGAATTGGCGAAGTTGTTGGAACATCCTGATCAGCGTGTGCGTCAGGAAGCTCAGTTCGAATTGGCGGATCGCGGACCGAAGTCGATGAAGTATCTGCAAAGCGTTGCCTTGGGAAGCAAAAATCAGTTGGCACGTCTGCATGCAATTTGGGGCTTGGGACAGATCAGCGTGAAGGACAACAGTGTTCTCAAAGGCATTACCAAGCTGCTCAAAGACCAGGACGCGGAAGTGCGCGCGCAGACTGCAAAGATCATGGGTGAAGGTCATTACCAGGACGCAAGTGCTGTACTGATTGAGCTGCTCCGTGATTCGAATGCGCGCGTGCAATTCTTCTCAGCGATGAATTTGGGCAAACTCGGCAACAAAGCTGCGATTGCCCCCATCCTCGCGATGCTCAAGGCGAACGATAACAAGGATGTGTTTGTTCGTCATGCGGGCGTGATGGGATTGGTTGGATTGGCGGATAAGAATACGTTGATCGCCGCTGGGAAGGACAATTCAAAAGCAGTTCGCATGGGGGCGCTGTTGGCAATGCGCCGTTTGGAAATGCCGGAAATCGCGATGTTCCTGCATGATTCAGATGAGCTGGTGGTGCTGGAAGCGGCACGTGCCATTAACGACGTACCGATCAAGGATGCATGGCCGCAACTGGCTGGCTTGATCAAGCATCCGACGCACAACGAGCCACTCGATTGGCGAGTGGTGAATGCGAACTTCCGTCTTGGCGCTGACAAGAATGCAATTGCTCTGGCTCATTATGCAGCAGAAACCACCGCGACAGAAAAAGTTCGTGGCGAAGCGTTGCATGCTCTGGAAACCTGGGCCAAGCCAATGCCTCGCGAACGCCTGACTGGTTTGTGGCGTCCATTGCCTGCACGCGATGGCAAACCGGCCACCGAGGCATTGAAGCCGGTTGTTGCAAAAATATTAAGTGATTCACCGGATGCAATAAAAATTGCCGCAGTTCAGGCAGCGGAGAAACTTGGGATCGATGAGGCTGCCCCAGGAATATTTAATCTGGTGGCCAATGAAAAGAGCGAAGCGAATGTGCGTATCGAGGCTTTGAAAGCATTAGGCGAAATGCATGCCGCCAACCTGCCAGATGCCGTGAAGATCGCGGTGGCTGATAAGAATGAAAACGTGCGCAAGGAGGGCAATCGTTTGCAGGCGCAGATCAAGCCTGGTGATGCCACCGGTGCGCTGGCCAAAGTGCTGGAAAACGGGAGTATTACTGAAAAGCAAGGAGCATTTGCCACACTCAGTACGGTGGAAGGTGAAGCGACTGACAAGTTGCTTGCCGAATGGCTCGACAAGCTCATCGCTGGCAATGTTCAGAAGGAGATTCAGTTCGATCTCGTTGAGGCGGCCGGAAAGCGTGATTCTTCGGTGGTCAAAGAAAAGCTGGAAAAATATACCAGCTCACAGCCCAAGGATGAATTCGTCGGTTTCCGTGAAACGCTTTACGGCGGTAACGCTGAAGAGGGCAAAAAGGTTTTTCTTGAGAGACCCGAAGCTTCCTGCGTGCGCTGTCACAAAATTAACGGCGAAGGTGGTGAAGTTGGTCCGGAACTTGCCGGCATCATTACCCGAAAAGACCGTCAGTATATTCTTGAATCGATCCTCTATCCGAACAAGCAGATCGCTCCTGGTTTTGAAAGTATCGTAGTAAAAACCAAGGCCGGACAGAGCATTGCGGGCATTTTGAAAAGTGAAGATGCCCAGGAACTCGTAATCATTACACCGGATGACGGCCCAACCAAGGTGAAGACCAGCGAAATCACCTCGCGTGAGAAGGGTCAGTCTGCCATGCCAGAAGGCATGGGCAATATTCTCGCCAAACAGGATATTCGCAACCTGATCGAGTTTCTTGCTTCGACCAAGCAGGCGGTGGCAGCGAATGCAACCGCAAGCCCGGCGAAGTGATCTTTCGAGAAATGATCAGAAAACGGGTGGTGCCGACGCAGGCACTACCCGGTAATAGCGGTTGGTGAAACTGGATGCGTCCGTGTCGATGAAGTGGATTCCATCCTTCACGACGGTGTTGGTGCAAATTGAGGTCCAGTCAACCATGTTCATCGAAATCTGCACGCAGAAGTTAAGTCCGTTGGTGGCTGGGAGTCCCACGTAGAAGGAGCCGCCCGGCAGGATGTAGGGGACAGGCCAGGGAAATTTACTCTCCTCCAAGATGAGCGCTTCCGCCATGCCTGGCGAACCTACAAAGTAGGGAACGGGAGGTTGAGAATCGATAGGATCTAGCTGGTGCAACGAGAGGATCACAGTTTCAAAACGATTGGAACTGAGATCTAAATCTTCCAATGGGTTGATGGTAATCAGCGCGAACCGCTTTCCTGCTGGAATGGTAACATTTCCGGGCAGCGTGACATAATCGACCCCATTGGAGGCCGTGCCGCCAATGTCATAGTACACCGTCAAGTCTGTGTTGGTGTCTCCGATTCGTCGGACAAGGAAGGTGGCGGTATTGGTCCCACTATAGTAGTTGGTAAAAGTCGCGACAGGAGAAATAAAGAAATGATTCGTCCCTGGGTTTTCAACTGCGATGGGATCAGTCGCCACGATGGAAACAACGGGAGGCGGGTTTGTGATTGGCCCCGTCTTGACCGTGATGTTGACAGGAGAGGAAGTGCCCGTAGCGCCCAGGTTATCCGTCGCCACTGCAGTCAAAATATATTGGCCGGCAGAAACATTCGGCCAGGAAAGGTGAAACGGGTTTGCAACACTGCCAGCCAATGGGTTGTTCGTGGCAATGCCGAGGCTATTGGCACCTTCAAAAAACTCAACCGTGGTTACCGATCCATCGGAGTCGAACGCACTTGCGAAAAGGGTTATGTTCGCAGGAGCAGGATAGGTTGCGCCACCCATCGGGCTTGTAATGGTGACTACGGGAGGCTTGTTGCTACTGCTTATGTCGTTGTCATGAATGACCACAGCCGCGGAACTGGGATTTCCTATCAGATAGTATAAATCCGGCGACATGTAGGGAGGATTAGCCAGGTGCAAAACGACGGTTTCATCGCCTTCCAGCAATTGGTCATCGATGGGGGTGATGACAATCTGGGCGGAATTGGCGCCGGGAGGAATGACAACGCTGTTTGGAATTGCCACGTAATCAACGCCGTTGGACGCCGTGCCGCCAACGACATAGAACACGCGCAATTCGTTGGTAGTGGTGCGACTGCGATAAACTGTAAATACGCCAGGATCGCCCGCCTCGGAAGCCGATGGATCGGTGGCCTCGATGGTAACCCCGGGAGCGTTCGTGCCAATGGGGCCGGTAATCTGGCCAAAGCTTGTGCCAGCAAGGGGAATAAGAAGTGAGATTGTGCTTAAACAACTAAACAGACGTCGAACGAAACCACAGCTTTTCATAACTATTTCCTTTATTGTTAATCCGACCGCGCTTCTGCTCGTGGTTCTGCGGCAATGATGTATGAATGACTTAAGAACCACTAGTACTCTTCGGCAGAATTTTGTCAATACCTGAAAAACAGATATTTATCAGCCCGATTTACTCCAAAGACTTCTTATTTTCACCAACCCCGGACGTCTTCCCATCTAAAAACCAAACCGTTGACCATTTGATGAGTTCCGCCGCAACCATTACAACTGGAGCCTCCGATTATAAATTGCACTTTGATTTTCAGCCTATAAATTCACTGCCCTATGGAATGGCTCTCGTTTTTAAAAGATCCTCAAGTATGGATTAGTTTGGTGACTTTGACCCTGCTCGAAATTGTTCTGGGCATCGACAATATCGTTTTCCTTTCCATTTTGGCCGGCAAACTACCCAAGAATCAGCAGCACAAAGCTAGGCAACTTGGGCTCAGTCTGGCCTTGATTACACGCATCATGCTGCTGTGCGGCCTGGCCTGGATGGTCAAGTTGACAACACCACTTTTTACTGTCCTGGGACATGGAGTCTCGGGGCGGGATTTAATCCTGATTGCCGGCGGATTATTCCTACTCGGCAAAAGCACTCATGAAATCCACGATAAACTTGAAGGTGAGGATGGCGAAGTGACCAACCGCATTGCGCCCAAGTTCGCCGCAGTGATTGTACAAATCATGCTGCTCGACATTGTGTTCTCCCTGGACTCAGTGATAACTGCGGTAGGGATGGTAAAGCAGTTGCCCGTGATGATTGCTGCCGTGATCGTCGCGATGATCTTCATGCTCTTTTTCTCCAAATACATCAGCGACTTCATCGACAAGCATCCAACGCTGAAGATGCTGGCCCTCAGCTTTTTGATCCTGATTGGATGCGCCTTGGTGGCCGAAGGGTTCCATAAGGAAATTCCCAAAGGATACATCTACTTTGCCATGGCCTTTTCTGTTGGCGTGGAAATGCTGAACCTGAAGCTGCGATCCAAAAAAGGACATAAGGTCGAATTGAACCAACCTTATCGCTGAGCGGCGGGGAATTAAAGAGCGAGCAGGAGTTTTTTAATTTCCTTGAGCCTGCCCTTGGCATCGCCTTTGGTGAGGCGCGGGAATTTGCCGCCGAGCATGATGTAGTCGTTGTTGCGGGTGAGCATCAATTTGTCGTCCTTGACTTCAATAATCGTGATGTTCTTTTCGCCAGCCAATATCTTGAGCTCGCCCACCTGCAACAACAGTTCCATGGCCGGAGGCAAGGTGCCAAAGCGATCACGCAATTCTTTTGCCAGGTTCTCAAGAGCGGCTTTATCGGTGGCCTGGGCGAGCTTTCGATAAATGTCGATGCGTTGTTTCGCTTCGGAAACATAGCTCAGTGGAATAAATGCCGAGCCTTTCTCAACCTGCATAGGCTGCTCTGTTTTCTGTTCGGCAACCTCATCATATTCCACATAGGTCAACACTTCTCGAGGAATGATAATTTCAGGCTCTGCCTTGCGTCGCTTTGGAGCTTCTGCTTTCGCTCCACGTTCTGGTGCCGCACTTTCCTCGCCCGGGTTCAATGCCAAAAAGTCAAACCGCACCTGCACCTCGACGCGTGGCTTTACTTTTTCACCCTTCAAGGCAGCCACGCTTTGCTTCAATAATTGACAATAGAGATCGAAACCCACCGCGGTGATCTGGCCGCTCTGTTCTGGACCGAGCATGTTCCCTGCCCCACGGATTTCGAGGTCGCGCATGGCAATTTTAAAGCCGCTGCCCAGGGTGGAGTATTGTTTCAATGCGCTGATGCGCTTGCGCGCGTCGGCGAGTAAACCGGCGTGCCGCGGTAGGAGAAGATAAGCGTAAGCCTGATGTTTGTAGCGTCCCACACGGCCGCGCAATTGATAAAGATCGCTAAGACCGAAGCGGTCGGCACGATCGATGATCATCGTGTTTGCGTTGGGGATGTCCAGGCCGCTTTCAATAATCGTCGTCGATAGCAGCACGTCAGCTTCACCATTTATGAAAGCCGTCATCACCTCTTCAAGATCATCAGGCTTCATCTGGCCGTGCCCGACCACAATCCGGGCGTGGGGTACCAGAGTGCGAAGTTTCTGTGCCATGGCATCGATGGTGCCGACCCGGTTGTGTAGGAAGTACACCTGGCCTCCCCGATTCAATTCACGCTGGATAGCCTCGCGGATCAGCCGTTCATCATATTGGGCAACGATGGTTTCCACCGGCAAACGATCCTGTGGAGGAGTTTCAATGGTACTCATGTCGCGAGCGCCGGTGAGAGCGAGATAGAGCGTGCGGGGAATCGGCGTGGCACTGAGAGTTAATACATCGACCAACTTGCGAATCTGCTTAAACTTTTCCTTGTGTAGCACTCCAAACCGTTGCTCCTCGTCAATAATAACGAGTCCTAAATCCTTAAAATTAATATCCGACTGGATTAAACGGTGCGTGCCAATGACAATGTCCACCGCCCCGGCAGGTAATTCGCTGATCACTCGCTTTCGATTCTTGGGACTGCGAAAACGTGACAATAATTCCACGCGCATCGGGTAATCTGCGACCCGTTCCTTGAAAGTATTATAATGCTGTTGCGCGAGCACCGTGGTGGGCACCAGTATCGCGACCTGTTTGCCTTCCATCACCGCCTTGAAAGCGGCGCGAATGGCAACCTCGGTTTTCCCGAAACCAACGTCGCCGCAAATCAAGCGATCCATGGGCTTCGGACGTTCCATGTCACCCTTGGTCTCGTTGATGGCACGCATTTGATCACGTGTCTCCTCGTAAAGGAAGGCGCTTTCGAATTCGCGCTGCCAGGGAGTGTCGGCTTTGAATGAATAACCGGGCTGCGATTCGCGAGCAGCTTGGATCGCCAAAAGTTCACTGGCGACATCACGCACCGCACGTTCAGCTTGTGCCTTTGCCTTAGCCCAGCGCGTGCCACCGATGGTGTTCAGTTGGGGACGTGCCTTGCCCGCACCGACATATTTGCTGACGAGATGCGCCTCAGTTACCGGAACGTAAAGCTTGGGCGCCGGCTGTTGCGGGTCGCTGGCGGCATATTCGATGACCAGGCATTCCTGACCTGAGTCAGCTGGCGTTGCATTGGGATCGACTCCCTTTCGCCCCAACGTCACAGGCAACACCTTCAAACCCTGGTAGCGGCCGATGCCATGTTGCAAATGGACAACGTAATCCCCTTCCTCCAACTCGGTGAAATCAATATCCAATGCGGAACGCGTGGCTTGAGCATGCGGGGACTTGAGACGGCGCGGACGCTGCACTTTGTAGCGGCCAAAAATTTCGGCATCAGTAACCACCACCACCTTGGCTTCTTCGTTAAGGAAACCTCGACCAAGTGCACCCAGATGCATTTTGAGACCGAAGTCTTCCCCGAATCCATAATCCTTCCAAACTTCCTGGAAACGTTGGCGCTCACCATCGTTATTGCAGAACAGATGAACATCATATCCTTGTCGCGACCAGCGATGCAATTGGGCAAAGAATTCCCGGCGTTGCGCTTCGGCAATCTGCGGCTCAGGAGCACGCGCGCCGAGCGGGCGAAATGCTTCCAAACTGGAAAATGGGAGTGAGTTCTCTGTGCTTTCGCCGAACGGCCTTTCATCTTCGGCGACGGCTTCCGATTCGGAGAGAACGTCCATCCCTTCAGACTCTCCGTCCATTACAATTTCCGAGAGCTGCAAAGATTTCATTCCCTTCTCGCTCAAGAGCTCCTGGAAGTCACTCCAGGGGATGTGGAAAGGATCCTCATTTGGTACCTGCGTGGAATATTGCTCCGTGTGTTCTTCGATTCTTTCCGGTTCACTCAGAATAAAGAGTGTTCCGGTGGGCAGATAATCCAGCAAGGTGGCGAGAGATGCCTGTTGGTCTCGCGCCGCAAGTTGTTTGAGAATGCCAAACTCCCCACCAGGCGGCAGTGTGACCGTGGCGATCTGTTCACGCGATATCTGGGTGATGGGGTCGAAATATCGAAGCGACTCCAATTCATCGCCAAAAAATTCCAACCGCACCGGCCAGGGACTGGTCATCGGATAGACATCCAAAATGCCGCCACGCAAAGCGATTTCACCCTTTTGCGTGACCTGCGCCTCAGGTTCGTAACCCTGTTCTTCGAGCCACTCAATAAGGTCCAGAGGTTCGACTCGATCTCCGCGATTTAGCATCCGCGTCCGCTCCTTAAGCACGCTGGCGGGAAAGGTTTTTTGCAGCAGCGCGGTAACATTCGCAATAATATGTGGTGCGGCTCCACGCTTACCGGGAGACTGCCTGGCGAGTGCCACGAGGGTTTCCAGCCGTTCACTGATGACATCAGCGTGCGGTAGTTTGGACTCATGCGGCATGACTTCCCAGGCAGGATAAAACAAAGGGCGATCGCTAATGGTTGAAGGTTGAGAAGCCGGAGCCTTGCCCTTTGACTTTTGCTGTGAGCCTTCGAAGTTTAGCCAGGTTTCGACATCCTGTTGAAAGCTTTCCTGAGTCTTAAGACTGTCTGAGACAAGAACGATCGGCAGCTCAGGAAGCAGTTGTCGTAACAAGGCAGCAAGAAAAGGTTGAGCCGAGGCACTGATGCCATTAAGAGACAACACTCCCCCATTCTCCAGGCGCCGCAGCAATGACTGCACAGCGGGAGTTTCTGAAATCTTAGCGAACAATTTGCTTGTCGCCATTGCTACTGATGGTTCTTGCGCCAAGCCAAGGAAAGGTTGCAGCCCTCAGCCATATCGTCAAGAGGACGGAGGTCATGCCAAAAGCCAACTCACGCCGGTCCAAGTGTCTATTCCCACTCGATCGTCGCCGGCGGCTTGCTGGAAATATCGAAGCAAACGCGGTTAACACCTTTGACTTCGTTGATGATGCGACTCGAGAGTTTTTCGAGCAGGTCGTAAGGAAGCTTGACCCAATCTGCAGTCATGCCGTCCTGTGATTCCACGGCGCGCAAAGCGATGGTGTAATCGTAGGTGCGTTCATCGCCCATGACTCCAACGCTCTTCACTGGAAGCAGCACGGCAAAACTTTGCCAAATCTTGTAATACCATCCGCTGGTCTTCATCTCCTCAACGACGATGGTATCGGCTTCACGGAGAATCTCGCAACGGCGCGGAGTGACTTCGCCGAGGATGCGAACTGCAAGGCCGGGACCAGGGAACGGTTGGCGCAAAACAATTTCGCGAGGCAAACCAAGTTCCAAACCGAGTTCGCGCACCTCGTCCTTGAACAAGGACTTGAGCGGTTCGACGAGTTGGAAGCGCATCTTTTTCGGCAAACCACCGACATTGTGATGGCTCTTGATCATCGCGGCAGGATTGCCAGCGATGGGCACGGATTCAATGATATCGGGATAAAGTGTGCCTTGAGCTAGAAACTTTGCTTTCCCGGCGCGCTTGGTGGCGGCTTCAAATACTTCAATGAAGGTTTTGCCAATGATCTTCCGCTTACGCTCAGGATCAGTGACACCCTTCAAACGCTTCAAGAACAGGTTGGAGGCATCCTCGTATTGCAGCTTTATTTTGAAATGGCGGCCAAAGACCTCCTGAACCGTTTTGGCTTCGCGCCCTCGCAGCAGGCCGTTATTAACAAAAATGCAGGTAAGCTGGTTGCCGATGGCTTTGTGCAGCAACGCCGCTGCCACACTGGAATCAACACCACCACTCAAGCCGAGAATCACCTTCTCATTACCGACCTGGTTGCGGATGGCTTCGACAGCCTGATCGATGTAGCTGTGCATCGTCCAAAGCTTGCCACAGCCACAAATGTTATGAACGAAATTACTGATGATCTCCCGCCCTTGCGGGGTGTGCGCCACCTCGGGATGAAATTGCAGCCCATACATTTTTTTGGCGTGGTTCTCAATCGCGGCATAATCAGAATTCTCCGTGATTGCAACGGATTTAAATCCCCTGGGCAGTTTGGTGAGCTTATCACCGTGCGAATTCCAAACCTGGAGCTTCTCCGGCAGATTCGCGAA includes the following:
- a CDS encoding TerC family protein, with protein sequence MEWLSFLKDPQVWISLVTLTLLEIVLGIDNIVFLSILAGKLPKNQQHKARQLGLSLALITRIMLLCGLAWMVKLTTPLFTVLGHGVSGRDLILIAGGLFLLGKSTHEIHDKLEGEDGEVTNRIAPKFAAVIVQIMLLDIVFSLDSVITAVGMVKQLPVMIAAVIVAMIFMLFFSKYISDFIDKHPTLKMLALSFLILIGCALVAEGFHKEIPKGYIYFAMAFSVGVEMLNLKLRSKKGHKVELNQPYR
- a CDS encoding DUF6515 family protein; translation: MKHHHASTQKDLYLLFSVSLAVAFAPSTWSDAQERGGIRSSRLNAEVNFNANVNRNVHANPPIGWNMMGNRTVNAEQHVDVEAHDGDYYPHDRDNENQWGGFASDAVTAPAVGTVIHSPPPHGQPVVVNNVPYIVADGTYYQQKDSDYIVVSPPIGITVPSLPRSAVETNINGQVYFRANEIYYRPTMQDGETIYTTVAL
- a CDS encoding DUF7133 domain-containing protein — translated: MLKATPISALQRAIFVLLTCSTGAVAADLGSKSGESVISPDMAIKQFKVPPGFKIDCWASEPQLKNPVSFCFDEKGRVYVAETFRYRTSVYDIREHMSGKTNMFDDDLACKTVEDRAAMIKKFLGDRYTDLAQESEVVQLLEDRSGGGKADHAQVFADGFNTILDGIGSGVLARKGNVYYSDIPNLWLLKDTRNSGKADVRQSLSYGYGVHFNLTGHDLHGLRFGPDGKLYFSIGDRGIHVTTKEGKLLDYPNMGTVLRCNADGSNLEVFAYGVRNPQELAFDDHGNLWTGDNNCDHGDAARLVYVVEGGDSGWRTGNQFSETTPAGVWNAEKLWHLQFPGQAAYILPPVGHIANGPSGLTHYPGTGFSDSFKDHFFLCDFKGASARSGVHEFGIQENGATFTMVGRTNFLWDILATDVDFSPDGRMYVTDWVQGWPQSQMGRIYRLYDPNAVNSPLVLQTKKLIAEGMEKRSNKELAKLLEHPDQRVRQEAQFELADRGPKSMKYLQSVALGSKNQLARLHAIWGLGQISVKDNSVLKGITKLLKDQDAEVRAQTAKIMGEGHYQDASAVLIELLRDSNARVQFFSAMNLGKLGNKAAIAPILAMLKANDNKDVFVRHAGVMGLVGLADKNTLIAAGKDNSKAVRMGALLAMRRLEMPEIAMFLHDSDELVVLEAARAINDVPIKDAWPQLAGLIKHPTHNEPLDWRVVNANFRLGADKNAIALAHYAAETTATEKVRGEALHALETWAKPMPRERLTGLWRPLPARDGKPATEALKPVVAKILSDSPDAIKIAAVQAAEKLGIDEAAPGIFNLVANEKSEANVRIEALKALGEMHAANLPDAVKIAVADKNENVRKEGNRLQAQIKPGDATGALAKVLENGSITEKQGAFATLSTVEGEATDKLLAEWLDKLIAGNVQKEIQFDLVEAAGKRDSSVVKEKLEKYTSSQPKDEFVGFRETLYGGNAEEGKKVFLERPEASCVRCHKINGEGGEVGPELAGIITRKDRQYILESILYPNKQIAPGFESIVVKTKAGQSIAGILKSEDAQELVIITPDDGPTKVKTSEITSREKGQSAMPEGMGNILAKQDIRNLIEFLASTKQAVAANATASPAK
- a CDS encoding Calx-beta domain-containing protein encodes the protein MKSCGFVRRLFSCLSTISLLIPLAGTSFGQITGPIGTNAPGVTIEATDPSASEAGDPGVFTVYRSRTTTNELRVFYVVGGTASNGVDYVAIPNSVVIPPGANSAQIVITPIDDQLLEGDETVVLHLANPPYMSPDLYYLIGNPSSAAVVIHDNDISSSNKPPVVTITSPMGGATYPAPANITLFASAFDSDGSVTTVEFFEGANSLGIATNNPLAGSVANPFHLSWPNVSAGQYILTAVATDNLGATGTSSPVNITVKTGPITNPPPVVSIVATDPIAVENPGTNHFFISPVATFTNYYSGTNTATFLVRRIGDTNTDLTVYYDIGGTASNGVDYVTLPGNVTIPAGKRFALITINPLEDLDLSSNRFETVILSLHQLDPIDSQPPVPYFVGSPGMAEALILEESKFPWPVPYILPGGSFYVGLPATNGLNFCVQISMNMVDWTSICTNTVVKDGIHFIDTDASSFTNRYYRVVPASAPPVF
- a CDS encoding DUF2092 domain-containing protein; this translates as MKVKRTFFAALCSLAIIGSVIAVDNPAPTIHPEAGRILRQSSDRLATAKTVSFHAEVWEDSVVETHKVSATSTVDVRLRRPDKFQIEVHSPTRSRGYWYDGHTLTLFDRTKNLYSTVTLPGTIDKAIDAAKKQYDINIPLGDFLVNDPFTSAMGGTKGGANFGQAAILGTPCQHIAFNNDQLDWQLWIATDAQELPRKLVITYKQEPLQPQVLTLFNNWKLNEDMPDSIFVFTPPKGAAKIEMLPASAPNNRPPSNP